From the genome of Solanum pennellii chromosome 6, SPENNV200:
GTGGATGTGTGACCATCTTGCATGATATTGTTGTGTTACATTCTACTATTCAAACCAAAATATGTTAGCTGCCCCcactctctctttcttttgtcTTGTCAACATACACAATGTAGTGCTGGCAAATTCTAAATCAAATTTGTTTTGACTCTTTCTATCTACCCATGACTAAATCCAAAATTCCTTTCATTCAAATAAACATCTATTATCATTATCATGCACGCAAAAACATAGCTTTTATTAAgtatatttaactttaaatatatattctttaaatgtaaaatttgatatatatatacaacataATTTTTCGATATAAAGTGTCTAATATCCTGGGGTGGCTATACCTACATTGATGCCCTTACGTTACTCcctctatttcaatttatatgttgttgttactaaaaattatgatttttaagatttgtcatttcataaaataaatgcaCAAATggtattatttttcttattttactttCGAGAGTTATTAACCTCGAAAGTATGAATTTGACTTacttataaaaaatcaaatgattaatttatgttaattggtCAATTACTTAATCAAAATATAGtattaaaatatacataatttctAAGAGAcgtaaaatctaaaataattacGTATAATAAAACAGGAGCAATATGTCTTCTTAATTAACTACTTTAATTACTCTATGTAATTATTACTTTCACGATATGTATGCATGTATGTTTGTTGTGTTACGTACAATTGGCCGACAATTGGGTATATGTGATGAAAAAGGGACCCCGTAATGTGTGAATTAAGTTTTGTTTGGTACTTGGGATAACAATTTCTAAATTCACATTTTGTCGAGTATTAATCGagattatttgttttaatatttatattagaataaCGAGATTAGTTATTCcgtataaaatataagaaaatgacTAGTTGTCCTAAGTAGGGGCAGAGCTACGGTAGTGTAGGGTGTTCAGTCGGACGACCCTCGTcaaaaaattacactatatatacagattaaatcttattttatattgctatttatgtgttattttgAACACCCTTACAACCAATAGATTCCAACAACGCAatgacaatttttaaaaattgtctaaacctatttttattttttttgaatttactATCTATTGTTTGAAcactttcttgaattttttagCTGCAGACACTGATCCTATGGACACTagataatttataaaaaaaaaacataagaaataacATGATcctatattaatttttgttaaatgaaCGAGTAAATTATAAAGCTAAGTCTGTGTCAAGAGTGAGCTTCCTTAGTCTAATCGTAGCATATATTGGATTAGAGACATCCACATCTCTAAATTGGTTTATAATTTCATCATCtgtatatttttgtaaaaaatcaaATGCTTGCAATGAAAGAAGCCATTGAAAGGGACAACAACTccaattttgtatttttatggGTGGATCCATCAAGGATCTTATTAGCTTCCAaatatcattataataaataagtacTATAACACCCTATCTTTTATGAGAGTTTtgttctctctttttttttgaaattattattaagCATGTTAACAACATTTTTTTAGCATCTTGAGAAGATGTGAACTTTTGACCAACCATATAATTTTGAGGAGTTTCTTTCAATGACTCTTGAATTGCTAGTTTTTCAACAGTTTTGGCCAACTCTACAAATTGAATTAGTGCACCAAACATTTGACATTTAAAAATGACCTTGCAAATTTTGAATAAGTGCAATTAATTTTCTCTCATtgttatatatacaaaagaaactcatgaacAAAAACAGTTAGCGCCTTGGATAGCTACTTTgcaaataaatatagaaaacatTTGGGCCTATGGTGTTCGGCCCAATAGGTTCCTACCAATTTCACAGTCACACTTTTTTATCCTACTTTAAGtcgatttttaatatatgatttttataacAAACAACTTTTTAGCAAAACatgagtttttatttttgtaacaaTGCCACAAATTATGCTAGGACATGACTTCAAACTTATGCCCTATCGGGCGAAAGAAATTAAAGATCAATCTAGTTAAAGAACAACCATTAGAAAACAATCTATTTTAAGGGGAAAAATGCAATCTTACCATTTCATAATCATGTGGCGTAGGTTGTGGGAGATTGCACAAATAACTGATTTCAAGATCcctattaaaattaaagaatgatAGGAAAAAAGGTTAATCATTTTAGAATTAACTTAACTATCTAACCTAAAGTTTAAAGTTTCAAAGTTCAGGCTCGAAATGAAGCTTGgtcaaaatcataaacttaAAAGACATTGAGTTCAGTTCAAATCAAGCATTTGGTATGAATTTAAGCCTAACTTTATATTTGAGGGTTTGAGTTGACTTCGATGActaaagtttatatatatatatatatatatatttgtctaACTCCAACTAAATTTTTAGTCGAACTTTAGTCATATATATCGTTAGTTCAGACATGTTTACTTGCTTTTAACCATTTCTATTCAAAATTCAAGCTTATATAGATGAAGTTCGAaataaaatgattgaaattCAATCATTTTTGCCTAGAATTTGCTGTTTAGTTTTATCAAGCCTAACGTCAAACACCACGTATTTAAAATTGATACGATTAAAATAGAGGTATCAAAATGGGCTGCCCCGTAAAACAATTTGTCCATATCTATCTAGATGGAATAGTTTGACCTTATGGACTCGTCTTCCAATTTCCAAAAGCCcaataataatacaaatttgTTTCAGTAACCCAAATTGAAATCCGAAACCCTATTAAAACCTTCGTCAGCTCAACCTCTTCCCTCCTCTGAATATTCCCGGTGAAATCCTCGCCGTCACTTTCGCCGGCGTAATTGATATGTAAGCTTCATTCTCTATTGATCACTTTCTCTGTGTATATatctctctctccccaaattttTACTCTTTAATAAGATCAAAACCTTCAATTTTTTCCTGGAATTTTAATGTTAAACCAGAAATTATACTGTTAATCTGTAGACTAATGTGCTCCCCATGTGATAATGACTTTACATATTGGATGGTGTGTGCTTTTGTAGTATTGAGTTCATGTCTACATAAAAAATGCATTTTTTGTTGGTAAAATTATGTGATGGAGGAAGACTGTAGTGGGATTTGAAAGCGCAGCATGGTTTCTAACTTCGCTTATTGCTTCTCTCAGACGTAGTGTTGCTGATTATGGCGGATGAGGTGCCACAGCCTCTAAATTATATACCAGAAGTGATTCtgaagaagaggaagaacaaTGAAGAATGGGCAATCAGAAGAAAACTCCAGCTGGAACAGAAAGTCAGAAAGCTCAAATCTGATAGTTTTGTTATTAAGAAGCCTGAACAATTTATTCGAGAGTATAGAGATAAGGTATTTGATTAACTGAATTTGTTTTGTTAATTGcatcaataattaatttgttcGAACTTATGATATTTGTTCACATTTtagtataaaaggtgaatttTGAACTTTCTAATAAGTCCTACTCCTTTTGAGGACACTGACTAATTCTTCTAAGTAAAGTTGGTCATGTGCTCTCCCTAACTAGTGTCTTCTTCAATATACTTTAGTTAGCCTATCCTTAATTTGGTGTCTCCCAAAAGTGTAGACTAGTTGTCAAATCTTAGTGGAGTCGAAAGATAATAGATGAGTTTTTCTAGTCTGCCCAAAGCCTTGGTCGCCAGATTTATGCAATACATAATGCTGGTGAGATGTAGCAGTACCAGCCCAAAGGCCactgtcataaaaaaaaaatactaatctCAAGTTCTCAGCTTGTCTTTTTATTTGACTGTGACTATTCAGCAAGTAATGTGAGTTGGCCAGGCAAAAACCTCTCTGTTGATATTGATATTCTACATTCTGAATCAATAAGAGACAACAATATCTGTACATCTTTTAGGTACACGATTGTCCTTGGCAAGTTGCAACATAAAGAAGGAAAACATAAAACCTTCTTGGAGCAAACAAAGATGCTAACAACAGAGTcttttaagtatgaagtttgaGGGGCATGAGTGAACTAACATTTTCTTATGGCTACAAACAAATCTTTCCAATTATTTGGGGCATATACTAGTGAGGAAAAGTAAATGTGCTGTACCCATCAGTTAAACAAACTCTCGAACAACAAGTTTTTAGGATATTGTTACAATATTTGAACACACAGACTTTGCATGTGGTTAGTGGCTACTAAACTTTACTTCAAAAGACAAAAAGGTCCTGCCTTAGTTTATATCTGATCAAATTGCCTCTTACTTAACAAAATTGAACATTCTGAGTTACACCAACATTGTATTGTTGCGTTTCTAGCCCAAGTCATGTAGATTGTTTGTTATATATTGTACTTCAATCGTGTGTAGATTGTCTAAGATCTTCTTATTTGCTTTGTTTCATTCAGGAGATGGACCTTGTCCAAATGAAACAAAGGGGAAAAAGAAGAGCCAAGGGAGCACTGACTACGTCAGAATCCAAACTTCTATTTGTAATACGCATTGGAGGGTAAGTTCATTATTTTGTTGTCACAGTCATAATCTTGTGGCTGGTTTGGCCTGCCGTAAGGTCCTAATGTTTGTGAGTAACTGCAGGAAAAGTGATATGCATCCAAGAACAAGGAAGGCTTTATACTCTTTGCGGTTGCGAAAAATCTTCAGTGGGGTCTTTGTCAAGGCAAATGAAAGAACACTGGAGATTCTACAAAAGGTGGAGCCTTTTGTTACATATGGGTATGTATACTTGATTTATGATTGCTGCAATGGTGTTCGCTTAGTTCATCTCCTTACTGCATAATTATACTTACCTCTTATCAATGAATACCAGACCTTATGCTTGCTGAGAGGGATGAccttttcaacttttttacCTAATTACACCTTGATCATATTTACTACTTCATGTTACTTGATGATCTGCACCCCTTACTAAGTAGGGACCAGTTCATCCGTTCAATATATTTCCAAAAAAATGCCCCTTTATCTTCAGAAGGGGCTAATCACGTGGTTTATGTTGCATGCTTTAGGCTCCACTCGAAAGTCTTTAACTTCTTATATATGTCTCTTAAGCGTTGGGTTATGGTTTTTAATTCTTTATGGTTAAAATGCATATTGCTTCAGTATAATGCATATCTAATTGGAAACCCATGCATCCCGCGCTAGCATTAGTTATTAACGAGCAAATTTTCTACTAATTAAATACTATGAATACAAGGTGGAACAAATACAACAAGTGCCagttttaatgattaaataaaataaagtcatGTTGCCATAGAGGAAGATGCTGTGGGACTATACTCTAATGTTTCTGTAATTCATGATATTGTTGTGAGTACCTTCTTTTTTGAGGAAGACATTGAATTACCTatatcatttcttattttctcaTGGCCAACTATCCTAACTTCTATCCAAGTTAGAGCAGTCTTTACCTTGATTGAATTTTCTAAGTAGTTATTCAGCTTTTGTATAGCTGCCTTCCTTATTCATTATCCCCGTCtgttttcaatttatgtgattcTGTTTCCTTTCTAGTTGGTGTAAAAGAAGGAAAACAcctttccaaatttggaagcaatttaatttaaacttaCCATTTTATCATTAATGAGAATCTTTTATTACCACAGTTGTTTATGATACATTTAAGACCACAAGTTCCAAAAGTTTTATAACCGCACAAATActatgacatgtttaagataaCAAGGTCCAAAAAGTCTACATTTCTCTCTTAACCTCCAAGTCCAGTCAAAAAGATACACCTAATTTGAAACAGATGGATAGTTATCTCTTCACGAGTATATGGTGGTTTTCCCCATTGAAAGATGTAAAATGTTCTATCTTCAGTTTCTCTTTTCGATAGTCAAAGTTCTCCATGTAAAAGGGGAACATCAGATATTTTATCTCTTTAACCCATGGTATATCTGATCGAACACTACTATGTCATTTGGAGGTTGGGCGTTTTACTTTCCTATCATCTCTAAATGGATGTTCATCTTCCAGTCATGAGTTCttgaaataatgtaataaaCAAGAAAGTTCTGCCATGTATTATGTAGCCGTAGGAGTCACATTAGTCCACCTGTACACTGGCTAAAGGGAACTAGTTTACACTTGTAATGATGTGTAGTAGTTTGTTTGTCGGAAACAGCTTCTTACCTCCACTAGGGATAAGGCTGTGTACACACCACCCGCCCGAGGCCTCAATTGTGGGGTTACACcggatatgttgttgttatgatGTGTGTTAAATGATGAAATTCAGTTTCTATTAGTAGGAAGTCAATGCCAAACCACCTTACCAATCAATGTGCTTTTTTCTTTGAAGCTACCCCAATCTGAAGAGTGTGAAAGACCTAATTTACAAGAAAGGTTCTGGGAAATTTGACAACCAGAGGGTGCCTTTGACTAGCAATGACATTGTTGAACAGGTGCCTTTGTTTCCATTTCTTTTACCATCACATAACACAATAATTGAATTCATCACTCTTTGTTTTCGAGCATTCCTGCATTGTCTCAACTACAACTTATTTTGGCAGACACTGGGCCAATATGGCATTATATGCTTAGAGGACGTCGTGAGAGAGATTGCAAGTGTTGGTCCACACTTCAAGGAGGTTACTAGCTTTCTATGCCCCTTTGCTCTCACTAAGCCAGAGAAAGCTTTGCAGGGTAAGAAGAAACGATACAATGATGGTGGCGATTCAGGAAATCGTCAGGATCACATCAATGAGTTGATATCTAAGATGAATTAGCATAGACACCCGTGTCTCCGGACCAAATTTTTGTTGAGTGTTATAATATAGTATGGTATGGGTTATTGTAAAAGATGGAGCATCGTAATCACCATCCTAGGTGCTATTCCTTTTCCTCCACCCATTCATGTCATGTATTCTGTCTCAAGCCATTAAAAGGTATCATTGTATCTTCTTTCCGCTACTTAATCAGATATTTTCATACTGCTGAAGTTAAaatgccaaaaatgtacctatAACATTATTATCAATGAAAAAAGAGCAGTAAAAAATCATGGAGGATTCGGAAGATGGGGTTGCAGTAACCTGCCATTATTAGCTCAAACCAGAAAAGCATATCAAGAGTTCATTAGTGTTACACTGGTAGAATTCCAAGGGGAGGCATTAAATTTTCATCCAACAACATAAACCAGCAACACCTGTGCTGGAAAGATTCATGGAACCAAAAGTCTAAAGTAATTATCATTGACAACAAAATGTCAAACTGCAAATTTGTCAAATGATGCTATCACAGCATAGACACACAAACAAAGCTAACATGCCAACAAATATATTCTACCATGATATCAGAACAGATATCTAAAGCTAACCAAGACCACCTCCATCCTCCGTCCCAGTATCATTTGTTTTTGACTCCAACGAACTGAATATCACAACAACATTGAACCAAACCAGTTCTCCCTACAGATAAAGAAAAAAGTCAAGCAAAGCATAGCATGAATGCAGGATAATAAGAATGAACCTTAACCATATTAAAGACAGTAAGAGCTTTAATGGGTGCGGCAACTGAAACACCACCACCACATGAATGTAGTTTTCCTAGAGACACTCGAAATTAGCCAAAAGAAGGGTGGTATCATAAATGAAGAGCAAACACTCTTATCACAAGTTTACATTAGTGTGGCATCATAAGCACACACAAACACTAAGGATCTATCTTTCTATAGTtcacacatttttatttttttgttcttcaatggaggactCCATTCTCCACAACACCTAAACCATACAAGACACCGGCATACTTCTCAAGTGAGCCAATAAAGAAATTCTCTTTCAACTTCCTAAAAGTACAAGCTGTGAGCAAGCTATCCGAACCGGCCTGATGGCAGACACCAACTCTCTCAACTTCCAACAACTCCGCAAGCTTGTTCAGTCCACCATGAAGACTGTTGCAGAACTTCATCAAATGCTTAACATCATAAAGCACAGGGAAGTACATGTTGATCAGATTGAAGAAACCTTCTTGAGTTTCAGGCAAATCCTGGCATGTCAAGATCTTCAACAAGTAACCAAAATCATACCCACTATGAAATGTAACCCAATACACATTATCATTCAACACAATCCCTGAAGACATCAAAATCTCACCAAACCGTTTAGCATCAATCCCATTTTCTATGTTCTTCTTGAAATCAATACCACTCTGCCTCAACAACTCAATCGAGTCGTTAGCATAAACATCCTCATTCGGATTAAAATCACAGAAATTAAACTGCCAAATGCAGTACTTATCAGTTCCACACTTGGGCAAATTCCCATCTTCATCAGAAAACGTTAAACCCAACTGAATCAACTTCAACAAATCTACGTTATCCTTCAAAGTCTGATAATGATAATCATTACTATTCTTAAAATTCCCAACCGGACGAAGAACAACTCCAGGAAACTCCGTATCCATAGCTATAAACGGATAATCATCAACGACTTCTCGAATCAAATCAAACTCTTCTTCCAGATTATCACTCCAAACTTCTCGAATGTGAATCGAGTCGCTTTTAGGCAAAAGCGACATTTcccagaagaaaaaaaaacttgttcACCAAATCTCAAATCCTTCTTCGATAATCGTTAAATCCAAAACCAGATCTacaaaaagttgaaaaagaaccaaacttcccagaaaaaaaaaaacttgttcaCCAAATCTCAAATCCTTCTTCGATAATCGTTAAATCCAAAACCAGATCTacaaaaagttgaaaaagaaCCAAACTTTATGAAACAAAAACACAAACCCACAAAAGATAAACCGATCATTTTCAAATCTTACCTTGTAATACATAAAGATTTGAACTTTTCAACATAAATCGATGATAAATAACTTGGGATTTCTtaaattatgaagaaaaattTATGTGAGGCGGTGAATAAGGATAAGAACAAAAGAtctttggtttttttttttgtatataatatatatattcttttttttgttgttgagcTTGTTCTAGATTGGGTACTGTTTGGCGTAAGGTGATAGGTTGGGTAGGGTGGGTACTGGGGCTTATGGGTATCCACCTCTTTCACAAAATCACAACTCAAATCTCTGATTATAAATTCCAGAGACTTGTTATAATCTGAAATGGTTTTGTtatcttttccattttttttgcATAAACAAAAGGCAACAACTTGATACAGAAGAAGACGAAGTAAATCACCTTATAATTGAATTGCAAAAAAAactgtttttttaattaatttaataatgatGGACCAACTTTTTGTCGGTTGGTGTTTAATATTAAAGATAAGTAAAtgggtttttaaaattttagtttgctgaagggttttggttttttttttttattatcatttttgtcGATGAATGTGAGAGAACTTTGTTTATATAGGAGGGATGTGGTGAAAGGAATTGAAATATGGATTTGAGTAAAAGAATGAAAAGAGCatattttaatggaaaaattagcaattaagacaacttaaagaacataattaatcaaaataacattaatttaaaatttttagtgatAATGACAAAATAGCaatatgttatattaattttacgtatttttattaaatgtatgtattttcagattttagtgtattttggttttattaaattaatatattaatggAAACTCATTGATTGGACCAAAACATGGTCCAAtaacatttaatgaaaaaaaaaaaaaattaattaactttttgtGTAAAGTTCCAAGAAaggtaaaaattaaaatcaattcaaaattttcaaccaaaatttcaagttccttgttcaaattttccagatttcttcATCAAAGCCATTGTTATCAAGGATTCAAGCAGATTTTCGAGCTAGGTTCATTATTAAAGCAGATTTCGTGGTGGAAAGGTTAGTTTAAATTTCGATTTCGATTTTTTGAGCATTTTTTGTTCAAGTTCTGATTTTGTATATCAAGAATTTATGGacaatttatgtgatttttgttttaatatacatcatacatttatgattttgtattttttgtctatttcttgtgattttttttcaatttttaagattAGGTAGATTATGAAAAGTCATTGATTATCAAGGATTCAAGAAGAT
Proteins encoded in this window:
- the LOC107023282 gene encoding 60S ribosomal protein L7-2-like; the protein is MADEVPQPLNYIPEVILKKRKNNEEWAIRRKLQLEQKVRKLKSDSFVIKKPEQFIREYRDKEMDLVQMKQRGKRRAKGALTTSESKLLFVIRIGGKSDMHPRTRKALYSLRLRKIFSGVFVKANERTLEILQKVEPFVTYGYPNLKSVKDLIYKKGSGKFDNQRVPLTSNDIVEQTLGQYGIICLEDVVREIASVGPHFKEVTSFLCPFALTKPEKALQGKKKRYNDGGDSGNRQDHINELISKMN
- the LOC107023281 gene encoding probable CCR4-associated factor 1 homolog 6; its protein translation is MSLLPKSDSIHIREVWSDNLEEEFDLIREVVDDYPFIAMDTEFPGVVLRPVGNFKNSNDYHYQTLKDNVDLLKLIQLGLTFSDEDGNLPKCGTDKYCIWQFNFCDFNPNEDVYANDSIELLRQSGIDFKKNIENGIDAKRFGEILMSSGIVLNDNVYWVTFHSGYDFGYLLKILTCQDLPETQEGFFNLINMYFPVLYDVKHLMKFCNSLHGGLNKLAELLEVERVGVCHQAGSDSLLTACTFRKLKENFFIGSLEKYAGVLYGLGVVENGVLH